In the genome of Telluria mixta, the window AGCATGCCCGTGATCTCGGGCGTGGGCCACGAGACGGATTTCACCATCGCCGACTTCGCCGCCGACCTGCGCGCCGCCACGCCGACGGCTGCCGCCGAGCTCGCCGCCACCGCACGTGCGGACTGGATCGCGTCGCTGCAGGCGGACGCCGGCGACCTGCGCCGCGCGATGGACCGCGTCCTGTCCGACGCCGGCCAGGGCCTCGACAACCTGTCGCGCCGCCTGTTGAGCCCGTCGAGCCAGATCCAGCACCAGCGCCTGAAACTTCTGGGCATGGCCAGCAGTCTCACGCATGCCGTCCGCGCGCCGGTGAACCGCCATGGCCTGCTGTTGGCCCAGCTGCAGCAGCGCTGGGCCCGCCATCGCCCGGACTGGAGCGGCCTGCGCACGCGGCTGGAATCCGACCGGCGCCACCTGATGGCCAGCGTCGGCAACCAGTTGCGCGCGCGGCGCGAGGCATTGAACGCCCTGGCGGCGCAGCTGGAACTGCTGAACCCGCAGCGGACGCTGGAGCGCGGCTATGCGATCGTCAGCAACGCGAAAGGTAAAGTTCTACATTCGCCGGGCCAGATCAAGCCGCGCGACGTATTGCGCATCCGCCTGGCGGACGGCAGTGCCGAAGTCAGTATCGCCGGCGTACAAGACTTACTCGAATGACAATCTGATGTATTCGCAAAGCCATATCTGCAACGTTTGCTTAACCGGTTTAGAATAAGCGCCCGAATTGATGTACCGCAGAGACTATTGAGTCTCCCGTCAACTTACCAAGGAACAAGACATGGAACATACCCTGCCCCCACTGCCGTACGCTAAGGATGCCCTGCAGCCGCACATCTCGGCCGAGACGCTGGAATACCACTACGGCAAGCACCATCAGGCTTACGTCACGAACCTGAACAACCTGATCAAGGGCACCGAGTTCGAAAACCTGTCGCTGGAAGAGATCATCAAGAAATCGCAGGGCGGCGTGTTCAACAACTCGGCCCAGGTGTGGAACCACACCTTCTTCTGGAACTGCATGACCCCGAACGGCGGCGGCGCCCCGACCGGCCCGGTCGCCGATGCGATCAACGCCAAGTGGGGTTCGTTCGACAAGTTCAAGGAAGAGTTCCAGAAGTCGGCCGTCGGCAACTTCGGTTCGGGCTGGACCTGGCTGGTGAAAAAGACGGACGGTACCGTCGACATCGTCAACACCTCGAACGCCGGCACCCCGCTGACCACCGACAACGTGGCCCTGCTGACCTGCGACGTCTGGGAGCACGCCTACTACATCGACTACCGCAACGCCCGTCCGAAGTTCGTCGAGGCATGGTGGAACGTCGTCAACTGGGACTTCGTGAACAAGAACTTCGCGTAATACGTGATTGTTTCGCCATACCTGGCGTAAGTAAAACGGCCTGCTTCATGCAGGCCTTTTTTTTGCTTACTTTCGCTTATTGGCTTCGACCGAAACTATATAACTGGAAGACGCAAACCTTGCGAAACATATTGGACGCAGGCAATCTTATCTGGTCGCCATTGCCTGTCGTCAATATATTTAGCGCCATGGTCGCGTAAGCTATGACGCCGCTCAACT includes:
- a CDS encoding superoxide dismutase produces the protein MEHTLPPLPYAKDALQPHISAETLEYHYGKHHQAYVTNLNNLIKGTEFENLSLEEIIKKSQGGVFNNSAQVWNHTFFWNCMTPNGGGAPTGPVADAINAKWGSFDKFKEEFQKSAVGNFGSGWTWLVKKTDGTVDIVNTSNAGTPLTTDNVALLTCDVWEHAYYIDYRNARPKFVEAWWNVVNWDFVNKNFA